From the bacterium genome, one window contains:
- a CDS encoding (Fe-S)-binding protein translates to MKKILLFPGCIYKNDLPDLLQKYLSLLTNIGVNINLFEDSICCGYVFRILGRTELFRENADKLVKKINSLNPDTIINLCPTCNRHFEKHLKRDCGLNTNIETYHISKFLLQYEQLILPAQKKKGIIAYQDSCYLGRRSGDYDSPRQLIRKLGYELRDGEKSREFSVCCGYSGLVPVYHPEISSITGTSKMDYFKSSGVDYVVTNCPRCYIGLKKNNTTKLKVLDFIELFSK, encoded by the coding sequence ATGAAAAAAATATTATTATTTCCCGGTTGTATTTACAAGAATGATTTGCCGGATTTACTGCAGAAATATCTTTCTCTACTGACAAATATAGGAGTTAATATTAATCTATTTGAAGACTCAATTTGCTGTGGTTATGTATTCAGAATTCTTGGGAGAACCGAACTCTTCAGGGAAAATGCAGATAAATTAGTCAAAAAGATAAATTCCTTAAATCCTGATACGATTATAAATCTATGCCCAACTTGTAACAGACACTTTGAAAAACACTTAAAACGGGATTGTGGGTTAAATACAAACATAGAAACATATCATATTTCTAAGTTCTTACTGCAATATGAACAACTTATTCTCCCGGCACAAAAGAAAAAAGGAATAATCGCTTATCAGGACTCTTGTTATCTTGGGAGAAGAAGCGGAGATTACGATTCCCCCCGTCAACTGATAAGAAAGCTTGGCTATGAATTGCGGGACGGGGAAAAATCAAGAGAGTTTTCCGTTTGCTGCGGATATTCAGGGCTCGTACCGGTTTATCACCCTGAAATATCAAGTATAACGGGAACATCTAAAATGGACTATTTTAAAAGCTCGGGCGTAGATTATGTCGTAACAAATTGTCCAAGATGCTATATCGGCTTAAAGAAAAACAATACAACAAAACTTAAAGTATTGGATTTTATCGAACTATTCTCTAAGTAA
- a CDS encoding FG-GAP-like repeat-containing protein: MKKLNLFLCSLFVCNSIATVRLYADWPMFGKDPAHTCLSSEKGNFPPFSQPALQFDWDSLDMINEMFASSPVIGDIDKNDTCEIVVTASKSGHVYVLKDSITRSPGTLYDTLKHHPAVLWSYKIGSSSWLTSSPLLFDINNDGYMEIVFGAQDKSVYALSWIAKQSIWSFPTNAKISYSSPNAGDIDKNGQQEVIIGSDDGKLYVIDGMTGSLNWSYQTGGSIVSSPAIGDINGDGYDEIIIGSKDRKMYAFNYIGDTLWTFNAGGEIWSSPALGCLDGDTLPDIVFGCYNNYVYAIKGEDTTSILWSYPTSGPIEHQSAGLADIDKDNKLEVIIGNFLSNHLYVLEGEDGSEKWIKDMSWIVPSSPAIADIDNDTELEIIMSIHDGLCYAWNPDGSEQWSWGYPSGNQDGPIAIGDIDSDSKIEIVGSDIAKSKIFVLGFPLLDTVPHAIEENSNIKTPSTTLRASQNPFITSTTILYSLQEYTNIKLTICDVSGRVMKTLVNENKQAGNYSVTFSAEDLPPGIYFAKLSTPTLTKDICKKLILLR, translated from the coding sequence ATGAAAAAATTAAATTTGTTTCTCTGCTCACTTTTTGTATGCAACAGTATTGCAACTGTGAGATTATATGCTGACTGGCCTATGTTTGGAAAAGACCCGGCACATACCTGTCTATCATCTGAAAAGGGAAATTTCCCGCCTTTTTCCCAACCGGCACTACAATTTGACTGGGATTCGCTGGATATGATTAATGAGATGTTCGCTTCTTCTCCCGTTATTGGAGATATAGATAAAAACGACACCTGTGAAATAGTGGTAACTGCATCCAAAAGTGGTCACGTATATGTACTAAAAGATTCGATAACAAGAAGTCCCGGAACACTCTACGACACATTAAAACATCATCCTGCAGTATTATGGTCATATAAGATAGGCAGTAGTAGCTGGCTCACTTCTTCCCCTTTGCTTTTTGATATAAATAATGACGGATATATGGAAATTGTATTCGGCGCTCAAGATAAATCAGTATATGCACTCAGCTGGATAGCAAAACAATCTATATGGTCTTTTCCTACTAATGCGAAAATTAGTTACTCATCCCCTAATGCCGGAGATATAGATAAAAACGGTCAACAGGAAGTTATTATCGGCTCTGATGATGGCAAACTTTATGTTATAGATGGTATGACGGGAAGCTTAAATTGGTCATACCAAACCGGCGGGTCTATTGTATCATCTCCTGCAATAGGCGACATAAACGGAGATGGATATGATGAAATAATAATTGGTTCAAAAGACCGTAAAATGTATGCTTTTAATTACATAGGTGATACTTTGTGGACTTTCAATGCAGGGGGGGAAATATGGTCTTCACCTGCTTTGGGATGCCTTGATGGGGATACTCTACCCGATATAGTTTTTGGATGTTATAATAATTATGTTTACGCAATTAAAGGGGAAGATACAACTTCTATTCTCTGGTCATACCCTACATCTGGTCCAATAGAACACCAGTCCGCAGGACTTGCAGATATTGATAAAGATAACAAGCTTGAAGTTATCATAGGAAATTTTTTAAGTAATCACTTGTATGTGTTAGAAGGAGAAGATGGCTCAGAAAAATGGATAAAGGATATGTCCTGGATAGTTCCATCTTCGCCGGCTATTGCAGATATAGATAACGACACTGAACTTGAGATAATTATGTCCATACATGATGGACTCTGCTATGCATGGAATCCTGATGGTAGTGAACAATGGAGTTGGGGATATCCAAGTGGCAACCAGGATGGGCCTATAGCCATAGGAGATATCGACAGTGATTCTAAGATTGAAATTGTAGGAAGTGACATTGCAAAATCTAAAATCTTTGTTCTTGGATTTCCTCTTCTTGATACAGTTCCTCACGCTATAGAAGAAAATTCAAATATTAAAACCCCTTCGACTACGCTCAGGGCAAGTCAAAATCCTTTTATTACTTCAACAACTATTCTTTACTCTCTACAAGAGTATACAAATATAAAATTAACAATCTGTGATGTTTCCGGCAGAGTTATGAAAACACTTGTAAACGAAAATAAACAAGCCGGAAATTATTCTGTAACCTTTTCCGCTGAAGATTTGCCTCCGGGTATTTACTTCGCAAAACTTTCTACTCCTACCCTGACAAAAGATATTTGTAAAAAACTAATATTATTAAGATAA
- a CDS encoding LamG-like jellyroll fold domain-containing protein: MQKTLFVLFLSFIIQTVNAENGIMVYVVPPITDNKILPASFISSDYISNTISITASPGEYEPASFVVQTQQTIPFLEIKTSTLIGTSDSIASGNIDISVVKCWYQAGIEIWDITHKLLTPELLLKDDSLVKVTNGNNYLKLTSGQYAFISDTANTSGIPDEPLIDSFPVKDSPVLLPVSIDGGTNKQFWITLKIHDNATPGIYTGKIILKTNTDTLEEIQLKVEVLPIKLSEPCLTYSIYYGSYLADYGTLSRNAKNEEQLRAELKDLFNHGITNPNLFYQESLRTVLRIRNEIGIDSQTLYYLGLQTDTYGDSLDSLKNAVTNLKNLATPYGVTELFIYAPDEQYLDTPDQRAQIDAVHQAGGKVFDAQFNNHADAIADVLDLAVAINYPIPVLAAKYHSYGHKIFSYANPQCGEEKPETYRRNYGLLLWQKDYDGAMDFAYHWNFCNIWNDFDYLCRDHNLTYPTMNGIVGTIQWEGWREAVDDIRYLTTLFDAMNNATHNNKDTTAAGNWVDSLKSLNLNTQNLDSIRSIMIKYILSFQDPGTDTIKPVINLIKHSPVTFYGTMDISWNIDERATGQVEYEIAPPDSDIITTPLDSTTALNSMFEFSHKFSITGLTPDTVYYFRVKSADLSGNLTVSNIDSFNTYSSLSIAFVPPTENDNAVINHLWTEIKTSITTTYEATSFIDWNRSLLGYWNFNEDTGTTVTDNATHNNNGTFYTTDTSNFWINGRIGNALKFDGNSYIDCGNDSSLNCSTAITIEGWIKPYEHCDTPITQIIGFEENRSYHFWQWSDTTNGYKCYVWEIYNDGTRRFIDVADYLLPVDEWTYITLLYDNGYLKVYKNAKLFSSKNVGAITLPPNIGNLKIGNAPFKGVIDEVKIWNRALSLDEINISYNSSVHNLFYTFPDLTDGKTYEFYAYASDLNGVSAKTETREITVDSSIVSVEEMTDTFPKTYALSQNYPNPFTKSTVISYQLPAKSKVSLKLYDLSGRCLKELVNKEKLPGYYKITLITKNYPAGIYFAKFSADTYKATKKLILMR; encoded by the coding sequence ATGCAGAAAACTTTATTCGTCTTATTTCTAAGCTTTATTATCCAAACAGTAAATGCAGAAAACGGAATCATGGTTTACGTCGTTCCTCCCATAACCGACAATAAAATATTGCCTGCCTCTTTTATTTCTTCTGATTATATTTCCAATACAATCTCTATTACCGCTTCTCCCGGCGAATATGAACCGGCAAGTTTTGTCGTTCAGACTCAACAAACTATTCCTTTTCTGGAAATAAAAACATCCACTCTCATAGGAACAAGCGATTCCATTGCTTCCGGTAACATAGATATTAGTGTAGTCAAATGCTGGTATCAAGCCGGCATAGAAATATGGGATATAACTCATAAACTCCTTACCCCTGAGCTCCTGTTAAAAGATGACAGCCTTGTTAAAGTGACCAATGGAAACAATTATCTTAAATTAACTTCCGGGCAATATGCTTTTATAAGCGATACCGCCAACACATCAGGAATTCCGGATGAACCTCTTATTGATAGTTTCCCGGTAAAAGATAGTCCTGTCCTTTTACCTGTTAGCATTGACGGTGGTACAAATAAGCAATTTTGGATTACCTTAAAAATCCATGATAATGCCACTCCCGGAATTTACACAGGTAAAATCATATTAAAAACCAATACCGACACTCTGGAAGAAATCCAACTAAAAGTAGAAGTCTTGCCGATAAAGCTCTCTGAACCTTGTTTAACATACAGCATCTACTATGGCAGTTATCTTGCAGATTACGGGACACTATCAAGAAACGCTAAAAATGAAGAGCAACTCAGGGCAGAACTAAAAGACCTTTTTAATCACGGGATAACCAACCCAAACTTATTTTACCAGGAATCTTTAAGAACCGTTCTGAGAATAAGAAATGAAATAGGTATAGACTCCCAGACCCTTTATTATCTTGGCTTACAAACGGATACTTACGGCGACAGCCTTGATTCCTTAAAAAACGCGGTAACAAACTTAAAAAACTTAGCAACGCCATATGGAGTTACCGAACTTTTTATTTATGCGCCGGACGAACAATATCTGGATACCCCTGACCAACGGGCTCAAATAGACGCAGTTCACCAAGCGGGAGGAAAAGTATTTGATGCGCAATTCAATAACCACGCAGATGCAATAGCTGATGTTTTGGATTTAGCAGTCGCAATTAATTATCCCATCCCTGTGCTAGCCGCTAAATACCATAGCTATGGGCACAAAATATTCTCCTACGCTAACCCTCAATGCGGCGAAGAAAAACCTGAAACATACCGTCGGAATTATGGACTTCTCTTATGGCAAAAAGATTATGACGGTGCAATGGATTTTGCTTATCACTGGAATTTTTGTAACATCTGGAATGATTTTGACTACCTATGTCGCGACCATAATCTTACATACCCTACAATGAATGGAATTGTCGGAACTATCCAGTGGGAAGGATGGCGGGAAGCCGTAGACGATATAAGATATTTAACTACTCTTTTTGATGCGATGAATAATGCAACACACAACAATAAAGATACTACTGCAGCCGGGAATTGGGTTGACAGCCTAAAATCATTGAACCTAAATACGCAAAATCTGGATTCTATCCGTTCTATCATGATTAAGTATATTTTATCTTTTCAAGATCCCGGTACCGATACCATAAAACCCGTTATAAATCTTATTAAACATTCCCCCGTTACCTTTTATGGAACGATGGATATTAGCTGGAATATCGATGAAAGAGCTACAGGACAGGTAGAATATGAAATAGCCCCCCCTGACAGTGACATTATAACTACCCCTCTGGATTCTACGACTGCTTTGAATTCTATGTTTGAATTTAGCCACAAATTCTCAATAACGGGACTTACTCCGGATACGGTCTATTATTTCAGGGTTAAATCCGCTGACCTTTCGGGTAATCTAACCGTTAGCAACATAGATAGTTTTAATACTTACTCATCTCTTTCAATTGCTTTTGTCCCGCCAACCGAAAATGATAACGCCGTTATTAATCATCTGTGGACGGAAATAAAAACTTCCATAACTACCACTTATGAAGCAACCAGTTTTATAGACTGGAACAGAAGCCTGCTCGGTTACTGGAATTTTAACGAAGACACCGGAACAACAGTTACGGACAATGCCACTCATAACAATAACGGAACATTTTATACTACAGATACATCTAATTTCTGGATAAATGGAAGAATAGGCAATGCATTAAAATTTGACGGCAACAGTTATATTGATTGCGGGAATGATTCGAGTTTAAATTGTTCTACCGCAATTACGATTGAAGGATGGATAAAACCCTATGAACATTGCGATACGCCTATCACACAAATTATAGGGTTTGAAGAAAATAGAAGCTATCACTTCTGGCAATGGTCTGATACGACAAATGGCTATAAATGTTATGTGTGGGAAATTTACAACGATGGGACAAGACGATTTATAGATGTGGCTGATTATCTTTTGCCCGTTGACGAATGGACATATATAACTTTACTTTACGATAACGGGTACTTGAAAGTTTATAAAAATGCTAAATTATTTAGTTCGAAAAATGTAGGGGCTATTACCCTGCCCCCTAATATAGGAAACTTAAAAATTGGGAATGCTCCATTCAAGGGAGTTATTGATGAAGTTAAAATATGGAACAGGGCTTTGTCTTTGGATGAAATAAATATTTCATATAATTCAAGTGTGCATAATCTGTTTTATACTTTTCCAGACTTAACCGATGGGAAAACTTATGAGTTCTATGCCTACGCTTCCGATTTGAATGGGGTTTCAGCCAAAACCGAAACAAGGGAAATAACCGTAGACTCTTCCATTGTTAGTGTAGAAGAAATGACGGATACGTTTCCAAAAACCTATGCTTTATCTCAAAATTATCCAAACCCGTTTACAAAATCAACAGTCATTAGTTATCAACTTCCGGCAAAAAGTAAAGTATCTTTAAAACTCTATGACTTATCAGGAAGATGCCTAAAAGAACTTGTAAACAAAGAGAAACTACCGGGTTACTACAAAATAACATTAATCACTAAAAACTATCCTGCAGGCATTTATTTCGCAAAATTTAGCGCAGATACTTATAAGGCAACTAAAAAACTAATCCTGATGAGATAA
- a CDS encoding T9SS type A sorting domain-containing protein, whose translation MKKVVLGVAALCLPLMLFGGKMTNFSNKDTAAVWERVINGVLDGDTTAVYFGGEERHKPTFADLDNDNDLDMFVGGWDGIIRYFENIGTATSPKFTFVTDFFDSIYIRLPDPANANIRGYSKPTFIDLDNDNDLDLVCGDFIGKTLFYKNVGTISAPHFTFVDTLHWGWLRHPCNSLADIDNDGDLDLAIGEENGGKLHFFENVYGASDSAIWTHIGDSTVFKHITETYVPDSGMTQVDPAFIDIDDDNDLDLFIGNVNGHLLFWRNTGTIDSAAWTFVSSFYDSITSLDRSGPGFADIDGDGDFDLFMGSRDGLMRFYENTGTADSADFTLVTDQFNYLDFGGFSAPAFADIDKDGKIDMYIGNGFTSDGKIRKLKNVGLDNWEYETRNYSKVKTGDDTTMIVDSFHLSLGMLDSINPGTYSAPVFVDIADTATHKEELIVGNVDGVLYLYTNMGTGATPVWTLVSSNYSSIDVGKHSKPTFFDIDKDGDYDLFVGNDSGKIYFYRNDGSANIPTFTFVTDNYLNTLLPGYAAPTFGDLDLDGHTDLLVGVGYGTGVDSATGGCIYHYRNIGDSAVANWTLVSTKYNNIDVGKNATPVLVDIDKDGDLDLFVGEGDGGINFWRNTIRVGAEEQSSIVTGNTKLNIIKNPSSKMIQLSYSLANRSNVSLRLYDLSGRCVKTLFSNQEKQAGTYTTHLENEKLSSGTYFARLSFGTENIVKKFVLMK comes from the coding sequence ATGAAAAAGGTTGTATTAGGAGTGGCTGCATTGTGTTTGCCACTTATGTTGTTTGGTGGAAAAATGACAAATTTTTCCAATAAAGACACTGCCGCTGTATGGGAAAGAGTTATAAACGGCGTTCTTGACGGCGATACTACGGCCGTATATTTTGGAGGAGAAGAAAGACATAAACCGACTTTTGCCGATTTGGATAATGACAATGATTTGGATATGTTTGTAGGTGGATGGGATGGCATTATCAGATATTTTGAAAACATTGGAACTGCTACAAGTCCAAAGTTTACTTTCGTTACGGATTTCTTTGATAGTATTTATATAAGGTTGCCGGATCCTGCTAATGCAAATATAAGAGGATATTCTAAGCCAACCTTTATTGATTTAGATAATGATAATGATTTAGACTTAGTCTGTGGTGATTTTATCGGTAAAACTCTTTTTTATAAAAATGTAGGAACTATTAGTGCTCCACATTTTACTTTTGTAGATACTCTTCACTGGGGCTGGTTAAGACATCCTTGCAATTCTCTTGCCGACATAGATAATGACGGAGATTTAGATTTAGCTATCGGCGAAGAAAATGGCGGAAAACTTCATTTCTTTGAAAATGTATATGGCGCCAGTGATTCCGCTATATGGACACATATCGGTGATTCTACGGTATTTAAACATATTACAGAAACTTATGTTCCTGATTCCGGAATGACACAGGTGGACCCTGCTTTTATTGACATAGATGATGACAATGATTTGGATTTATTTATCGGAAACGTTAATGGACATTTACTCTTCTGGAGAAATACAGGAACAATAGATTCTGCCGCGTGGACTTTTGTCAGCAGTTTTTATGACAGCATTACTTCTCTTGACAGGTCAGGTCCTGGATTTGCAGATATTGACGGTGACGGAGATTTTGACCTTTTTATGGGTTCGAGAGATGGTTTAATGAGATTTTATGAAAATACAGGAACTGCAGATTCTGCGGATTTCACTCTTGTAACAGACCAGTTTAATTATCTTGACTTTGGAGGGTTTAGTGCTCCTGCATTTGCAGACATAGATAAAGACGGCAAAATTGATATGTATATCGGGAATGGATTTACAAGCGATGGGAAAATTCGTAAATTAAAGAATGTAGGATTGGATAACTGGGAATATGAAACACGAAATTATAGTAAGGTTAAAACGGGTGATGATACAACAATGATAGTTGATTCTTTCCATCTTAGTCTTGGAATGTTAGATAGTATTAACCCTGGAACTTATTCGGCACCGGTATTTGTAGATATTGCCGATACTGCTACACATAAAGAGGAATTAATTGTAGGCAACGTTGATGGTGTATTATATCTTTATACGAACATGGGAACAGGGGCAACTCCTGTATGGACATTAGTATCTTCAAATTATTCTTCTATAGATGTGGGTAAACATTCCAAACCTACATTTTTTGATATTGATAAGGATGGCGATTATGACTTGTTTGTCGGGAATGATTCCGGGAAAATATACTTCTATAGAAACGATGGCTCTGCTAACATTCCGACTTTCACTTTTGTTACGGATAATTACTTAAATACCTTATTGCCCGGCTATGCTGCGCCAACATTCGGGGATTTGGATTTAGACGGACATACTGACTTGCTCGTAGGAGTTGGATATGGAACCGGTGTGGACAGCGCAACCGGAGGTTGCATATATCACTATAGAAATATTGGCGATTCAGCAGTCGCAAATTGGACACTTGTAAGCACAAAATATAACAATATTGATGTCGGAAAAAATGCTACGCCCGTGCTGGTAGATATTGATAAAGACGGAGATTTAGACTTATTTGTAGGAGAAGGAGACGGCGGAATAAACTTCTGGAGAAACACTATCCGGGTTGGAGCCGAAGAACAATCCTCTATTGTAACAGGTAATACAAAATTGAATATTATCAAGAATCCTTCTTCAAAAATGATTCAACTCTCCTACTCTTTAGCCAATAGAAGTAACGTGTCCCTACGCCTTTACGACTTGTCCGGACGTTGTGTCAAAACCCTGTTTAGCAACCAGGAAAAACAGGCAGGAACTTATACGACTCATTTAGAGAATGAAAAGCTATCTTCGGGCACTTATTTTGCGAGATTAAGCTTCGGGACAGAGAACATAGTAAAGAAATTTGTTTTAATGAAATAA
- a CDS encoding porin — translation MRLGINILVFIFFSSYANCEDNVISEKSKMTFAGLVHIQYLTSNIKDIGYNNTFTLKRAELGADFKNTILHGNIQVNFGQGVLQLKDGYGDLQFSPTINLKLGQYKKPFSLLALTGDSKDMFIEKGNNTIGADKTGMFDYASTLKYSGRDVGAMVYGQIRTIDYAIGVFNGNGDNKKYDEDSGKQCVGRIVLKPIKDVGVGISASNLYKDKETYQAFNVDVEYKKGDFWFQGETDYGNNYIISDTTYFMGIGLILGKWIKVNLGHIYSLFPALRFDYTFSDKDDGETANMLVTPGININFDEHSYHRLMLNLDVNQPLKENTDIQLGFKMQLQILI, via the coding sequence ATGAGATTGGGAATAAACATTCTAGTATTTATATTTTTTAGTTCTTATGCAAATTGCGAGGACAACGTAATCTCCGAAAAATCTAAGATGACGTTTGCAGGTTTGGTTCATATACAGTACCTCACTTCTAATATAAAAGATATAGGTTATAATAATACTTTTACTCTAAAAAGAGCAGAACTTGGGGCTGATTTCAAAAATACAATACTTCATGGAAACATTCAGGTAAATTTTGGTCAGGGAGTATTACAACTTAAAGACGGATATGGAGATTTACAATTTTCGCCTACCATTAATCTTAAATTAGGACAATATAAGAAACCTTTTAGTCTTCTTGCTCTTACAGGAGATTCAAAGGATATGTTCATAGAAAAAGGAAATAATACAATAGGAGCTGATAAAACCGGGATGTTTGATTACGCCTCGACTTTAAAATATTCGGGAAGAGATGTTGGAGCTATGGTTTATGGACAGATCCGAACAATAGACTATGCAATTGGCGTTTTTAATGGTAACGGGGACAATAAGAAATACGACGAAGACTCAGGGAAACAATGCGTAGGAAGGATAGTGCTAAAACCAATAAAAGACGTTGGCGTTGGAATAAGCGCTTCTAATCTATATAAAGATAAAGAGACGTATCAGGCATTTAACGTTGACGTGGAGTATAAAAAAGGAGATTTTTGGTTCCAGGGAGAAACTGATTATGGAAATAATTATATTATAAGTGATACAACTTATTTTATGGGCATAGGACTAATTTTAGGAAAATGGATAAAAGTAAATCTTGGACATATATATTCTCTTTTTCCTGCCTTAAGGTTTGATTATACGTTTTCAGATAAAGATGACGGTGAGACAGCTAATATGCTTGTAACACCCGGTATAAATATTAATTTTGATGAGCACAGTTATCATAGGTTAATGTTAAATCTGGATGTAAATCAACCATTGAAAGAAAATACCGATATTCAACTTGGATTTAAAATGCAGTTGCAAATACTTATATGA
- a CDS encoding FAD:protein FMN transferase, with product MKKKMGGITFSLILALTVVLLFHTKKYTETRSMMDTPWEITVFSRGYPHKAFNSAFQAIHNIDSLAYFGGTGDIGRLNRGEKLTLSKDILEIIKQGIYVGKLTDGAFDITIRPVMELWKDFKKINKAPAQEKVNKLLPLVNYKNLIINNSTVEFAQKGMKIDLSGIAKGYAIDLAVEKLKTAGIRTGMIRAGGQITVFGNKIWKIGIQNPRKSGVFKVLELKNCAVATSGDYERFFMTGNVRHHHIMNPKTGFSITDCISTTIITDKGVFADALSTGVFVLGPEKGMALLDSLKIHGIIVTPDMRFLDNNL from the coding sequence ATGAAAAAAAAGATGGGGGGGATAACATTTTCCCTTATATTAGCGCTCACAGTAGTATTATTATTTCACACCAAAAAATATACAGAAACACGGTCTATGATGGACACACCGTGGGAAATAACAGTCTTTTCAAGGGGCTACCCACATAAAGCATTTAATTCTGCATTTCAAGCCATACATAACATCGACAGCCTTGCATATTTTGGAGGCACAGGTGATATCGGGCGATTAAATCGCGGAGAAAAATTAACTCTATCCAAAGACATACTTGAAATTATAAAACAGGGAATATATGTCGGAAAGTTGACAGACGGTGCCTTCGACATAACAATCAGGCCTGTTATGGAATTATGGAAAGATTTCAAAAAAATAAACAAAGCTCCTGCACAGGAAAAAGTCAACAAATTATTGCCTTTAGTAAATTATAAAAACTTAATAATTAATAACTCTACGGTAGAGTTCGCACAAAAAGGAATGAAAATTGATTTGTCCGGTATTGCCAAAGGCTATGCTATTGACCTTGCAGTAGAGAAATTAAAGACTGCAGGCATAAGAACAGGAATGATACGCGCAGGCGGACAAATAACGGTATTTGGAAATAAGATATGGAAAATAGGAATACAAAATCCACGTAAATCGGGAGTCTTTAAAGTTCTGGAATTAAAAAACTGCGCAGTAGCAACATCCGGTGATTATGAGAGATTTTTTATGACCGGTAATGTACGGCATCACCACATTATGAATCCAAAAACAGGTTTTTCCATAACAGACTGCATATCAACAACCATTATCACGGACAAAGGTGTTTTTGCAGATGCACTGTCAACAGGAGTCTTCGTCCTTGGTCCGGAAAAGGGAATGGCATTGTTAGATTCCTTGAAAATACACGGTATAATAGTAACCCCGGATATGAGATTTTTAGATAACAATTTATGA
- a CDS encoding T9SS type A sorting domain-containing protein, producing MNMFSIIACFLINTPKVNNEVWAWGYNKKGEIGDSTTTDRWQPVKINIQSNITAISAGQEHSLAIKSDSTILAWGWNTNGQLGDGTNANRWQPVQTNILTNVDAITGASMQTLALKSNGTVWGWGYNTEGQLGDGTTDDRWQPVQTNSMTNVIAIAGGGLHSLALKSDSTVWAWGLNDCGQLGIGGDDADPHPTPEKINTLTNILAIAGGELHSLALKSDSTVWAWGYNGNGQLGDSTTNKRSQPVRTNILTGVIAIAGGGSHSLALKSDGTVWAWGCNSGGQLGDSTTTQHLQPVQTNILTGITAIAAGKSHSLALKSDGTVWAWGENSKGQLGVNDTVDHWQPVRTNILTDVTAITGRGDHSLAIKNSAGIENRETVASFYLNISTVICKNSFYVKYGIQKSKTNGEFSVSLKLYDISGKVKKVLFEDNSLCGKYNININLSDFSSGVYFLRLDAGTRYITKKLAIIKN from the coding sequence ATGAATATGTTTTCAATAATAGCTTGCTTTTTGATAAATACTCCTAAAGTTAACAATGAAGTCTGGGCTTGGGGATACAACAAAAAGGGAGAAATTGGAGACAGCACTACTACGGACCGTTGGCAACCTGTCAAAATAAATATTCAAAGCAATATTACTGCAATCTCGGCAGGACAGGAACACTCGCTTGCAATAAAATCCGACAGTACCATATTAGCGTGGGGCTGGAACACCAACGGACAACTCGGAGACGGAACTAACGCCAACCGCTGGCAGCCTGTCCAGACAAATATCCTGACTAATGTTGATGCAATCACGGGAGCAAGTATGCAAACACTTGCATTAAAATCTAACGGAACCGTATGGGGTTGGGGATATAATACCGAAGGACAACTTGGAGATGGGACTACCGATGACCGCTGGCAGCCTGTTCAGACCAATTCCATGACAAATGTTATTGCAATTGCAGGAGGAGGATTACATTCACTCGCATTAAAGTCCGACAGCACCGTATGGGCATGGGGATTGAACGACTGTGGACAACTCGGCATCGGAGGCGATGATGCAGACCCGCATCCCACACCGGAAAAAATAAATACCCTGACTAATATCCTTGCAATCGCAGGAGGAGAGCTACATTCACTTGCTTTAAAGTCTGACAGCACCGTATGGGCATGGGGATATAACGGTAACGGGCAACTTGGAGATAGCACTACTAACAAGCGTTCGCAACCTGTACGGACAAATATTCTGACCGGCGTTATTGCAATTGCGGGAGGGGGCTCACATTCACTCGCATTAAAATCTGACGGGACAGTATGGGCTTGGGGATGCAATTCCGGCGGACAACTTGGAGATAGCACTACTACCCAGCATTTACAACCCGTACAAACAAACATTTTAACCGGCATTACTGCAATTGCAGCAGGGAAAAGCCATTCACTTGCGTTAAAATCCGACGGAACCGTATGGGCATGGGGAGAAAACAGCAAGGGACAACTCGGTGTTAATGATACTGTTGACCATTGGCAGCCTGTCCGGACAAATATTTTAACCGATGTTACTGCAATCACAGGCAGAGGAGACCATTCGCTTGCAATAAAAAATTCTGCAGGAATTGAGAACAGGGAAACAGTCGCTTCTTTTTATTTAAATATTTCCACGGTAATATGCAAAAATAGTTTTTATGTTAAATACGGAATACAGAAATCAAAAACGAATGGCGAATTTTCTGTTAGCCTTAAATTATATGACATATCGGGGAAGGTTAAAAAGGTTTTGTTTGAAGATAATTCCCTGTGCGGCAAATACAACATAAATATAAATTTGAGTGATTTTTCATCCGGTGTTTATTTCTTAAGGTTAGATGCCGGCACCCGTTATATTACAAAAAAATTGGCAATTATTAAAAATTAA